In Drosophila santomea strain STO CAGO 1482 chromosome 3L, Prin_Dsan_1.1, whole genome shotgun sequence, a single window of DNA contains:
- the LOC120447522 gene encoding ras-related protein Rab-26 isoform X3: protein MLGDSGVGKTSLLIRFRDGRYVPSYFLSTVGIDFRNKVVVVDGTRVKLQIWDTAGQERFRSVTHAYYRDAHALLLLYDVTNKTTYDNIRAWLGEIREYAQEDVVIVLIGNKADCSGSERQVKREDGERLGREHNVPFMETSAKTGLNVELSFTAVARQLKSRGYEHGDDGKFNVHDFVRDNTKARSVCAQCRNM from the exons ATGCTGGGCGATTCGGGAGTGGGCAAGACCTCACTTTTGATCCGTTTCCGCGATGGTCGATATGTGCCGAGTTATTTCCTCAGCACGGTTGGCATTGATTTTAGG AACAAAGTGGTGGTCGTCGATGGAACGCGCGTCAAGCTGCAAATCTGGGACACAGCCGGTCAGGAGCGATTCCGGAGCGTTACCCACGCCTATTACCGCGACGCGCATG ctctgctgctgctatATGACGTGACCAACAAGACCACCTACGACAACATACGCGCCTGGCTGGGCGAGATCCGGGAGTACGCGCAGGAGGACGTGGTCATCGTTTTAATTG GTAACAAGGCCGACTGCAGCGGCAGCGAGCGACAGGTGAAGCGGGAAGACGGGGAGCGTTTGGGGCGGGAGCACAACGTGCCCTTCATGGAGACCTCGGCCAAGACGGGACTCAATGTGGAGCTGTCCTTCACAGCGGTGGCCAG GCAACTGAAGAGTCGCGGCTATGAGCACGGCGATGATGGAAAGTTCAATGTGCATGATTTTGTGCGTGACAATACAAAGGCGCGCTCGGTTTGCGCCCAATGCAGGAACATGTAA
- the LOC120449342 gene encoding pre-rRNA-processing protein TSR1 homolog produces MADHAFHRPGPLKQANKAHKTGRHRSKGAIDNAQKGKIGLRPISHKHKQQQRKEQRRNQMNQLRRNKREEVLEQKRKLGGQNTAPFLVCLLPMHEQIDPKSALEILQSCDSELVVENSPSGIVYINLPRFKQRFAFVSPPVGRGNELIALDYLKVCDTTLLLTSAAFGDDEIFDRWGQRIFNMISAQGIPTPVVALMDLESINPKRRSAAKQAAQKIISKLLPEEKIMQLDTASEGLNVMRRIGGQKKRILHNVANRPHLFGDVVEFKPSSDPSDDLGTLEVTGFLRGQSLNVNGLVHIPGLGDFQLSQVVAPPDPYKLDKSRDGEHDEVRLLDRSDPLKRTSLQSENIPDPMDAEQTWPTEEEIAASQAETKKMKLVKRVPKGYSEYQAAWIPDVEEVEDPDGKEDDDDMSNDDDDEDEEDDDGDFMSCDNKSFEDEYERRDSDTEEFQDSVSVASEAAINDEKYDQQMDFQEERETLKKLQQARTDQLWPDEIDTPLDVPARERFQKYRGLESFRTSPWDAKENLPADYARIYQFQNFDRTKRRILNEGKEFEGVLPGFYVTLYVINVPESRWNAFKSAQLTDNIIVYGMLPHEHQMCVMNVVLQRMPDSEVPLKSKEQLIIQCGYRRFVVNPIYSQHTNGDKHKFERYFRPYETVCATFYAPIQFPPAAVLAFKVNPDSTLALVARGRLLSCNPDRIVLKRVVLSGHPMRINRKSASIRYMFFYKEDVEYFKPVKLRTKCGRLGHIKESLGTHGHMKCYFDGQLRSYDTAFMYLYKRVFPKWTYEECLVRTAEHERQHASANRRSSQQVAMEE; encoded by the exons ATGGCGGATCACGCGTTTCATCGGCCCGGGCCGCTGAAACAAGCGAACAAGGCTCACAAAACGGGTCGTCATCGCTCCAAAGGAGCCATAGACAATGCCCAAAAAG GAAAGATTGGACTGAGGCCCATCTCCCACAAGcacaagcagcaacagcgcaAGGAGCAGCGTCGCAACCAGATGAACCAGCTGCGGAGGAATAAAAGGGAGGAGGTGTTGGAGCAAAAGAGGAAGCTAGGTGGTCAAAACACAGCTCCCTTTCTCGTGTGCCTACTACCCATGCACGAACAGATAGATCCCAAGTCCGCATTGGAAATCCTTCAGAGCTGCGACAGCGAATTGGTGGTGGAGAACTCCCCAAGTGGCATTGTTTACATCAATCTTCCAAGGTTCAAGCAGCGTTTTGCTTTTGTCTCACCACCTGTGGGTCGTGGAAATGAGCTAATTGCCCTGGATTACCTGAAGGTTTGCGACACCACCCTGCTTTTGACCTCCGCCGCCTTTGGCGATGACGAGATATTCGACCGCTGGGGTCAACGAATCTTTAACATGATATCTGCTCAGGGAATACCCACTCCGGTGGTAGCCCTAATGGATCTGGAGTCAATCAATCCCAAGCGTCGTTCTGCTGCCAAGCAGGCGGCTCAAAAGATCATTTCAAAGCTGTTGCCCGAGGAGAAGATTATGCAATTGGACACTGCCAGCGAAGGTTTAAATGTGATGCGACGCATTGGCGGCCAAAAGAAGCGCATCCTTCATAACGTTGCCAATCGGCCACATCTCTTTGGCGATGTGGTAGAGTTTAAACCGAGTTCAGATCCCAGCGACGATCTGGGTACCCTAGAAGTCACTGGCTTTTTACGCGGACAATCTCTAAACGTGAATGGTTTGGTTCACATTCCCGGTTTGGGTGATTTCCAGCTTAGCCAGGTTGTTGCCCCTCCAGATCCGTATAAGCTAGATAAATCTCGCGACGGCGAACATGACGAGGTGCGTCTCTTGGATCGCAGTGATCCCCTTAAGCGCACTTCTCTCCAAAGCGAAAACATACCCGACCCCATGGACGCAGAGCAGACGTGGCCCACTGAGGAGGAGATCGCCGCCTCGCAGGCAGAAACTAAGAAAATGAAGCTGGTCAAGCGTGTTCCCAAGGGCTATAGCGAGTACCAGGCTGCCTGGATTCCGGATGTCGAGGAAGTGGAAGACCCAGACGGCAAGGAGGATGACGATGACATGAGtaatgatgacgatgatgaggacGAAGAAGACGATGATGGGGACTTCATGTCGTGCGACAACAAATCATTTGAGGATGAGTACGAAAGGCGGGATTCAGACACTGAGGAGTTCCAGGATAGCGTGTCCGTGGCCTCGGAGGCTGCTATCAACGACGAAAAATACGATCAGCAGATGGACTTCCAGGAGGAGCGTGAGACTCTTAAGAAACTGCAGCAAGCACGCACGGATCAGCTTTGGCCCGATGAGATTGACACTCCTTTGGATGTGCCTGCTCGAGAGAGGTTCCAGAAATACCGCGGCTTGGAGTCTTTCCGAACATCGCCCTGGGATGCCAAGGAGAATCTGCCCGCTGACTATGCTCGCATCTATCAGTTCCAGAACTTCGACCGCACCAAGCGTAGGATTCTTAATGAAGGCAAGGAGTTCGAGGGCGTGTTG CCTGGTTTTTATGTAACTCTTTATGTGATCAATGTTCCTGAAAGTCGCTGGAATGCCTTCAAGTCTGCCCAGCTTACAGACAATATTATCGTGTATGGAATGCTACCTCACGAGCACCAGATGTGCGTAATGAACGTAGTACTGCAGCGAATGCCCGACTCAGAGGTGCCGCTGAAGTCTAAGGAACAGTTGATCATCCAGTGCGGCTATCGACGCTTTGTTGTGAATCCCATTTACAGTCAGCACACCAATGGGGATAAGCATAAG ttcGAACGCTACTTCCGTCCATACGAGACAGTTTGCGCCACGTTTTACGCACCGATTCAGTTCCCTCCGGCAGCCGTTCTGGCCTTCAAAGTGAATCCCGACTCCACCCTGGCGCTGGTGGCCCGTGGACGCCTGTTGTCTTGCAATCCGGATCGCATTGTTCTCAAGCGCGTTGTTCTCAGCGGTCATCCCATGCGTATTAATCGCAAGTCAGCTTCAATTCGATACATGTTCTTCTACAAGGAGGACGTCGAGTACTTCAAGCCAGTGAAACTAAGAACCAAGTGCGGACGCCTGGGACACATCAAGGAGTCGCTGGGCACGCACGGTCATATGAAGTGCTACTTTGATGGGCAGTTGCGATCCTACGACACTGCTTTCATGTACCTCTACAAGAGAGTCTTCCCTAAATGGACCTACGAAGAGTGTCTAGTGCGAACGGCGGAGCACGAACGACAACATGCGTCGGCAAACAGAAGAAGCTCCCAGCAAGTCGCCATGGAAGAGTAG
- the LOC120449341 gene encoding TBC1 domain family member 9 isoform X2 produces the protein MWIQPKELLLPSAFWIAEMHSRYFVLQKRRGHGESRGFGSMLVGTYDSVMNTKPAPYRILHQTPSSEVSYEIAIGITQDEIVKDWEWLKANLFKVLDEMENEDEVTNFTICKIQSLYTQNNQDDTGESADFKVMKSKFRQIFKMPEEERLVNCYSATYVKNKIPRQGQLYISLNHVCFYSYMLGQEIKRIIRFAELEDISRNANTIYLKTTNNMTYNFTMLFNASEAHLLIEQLNKMAIQQLIHDPDSPVVDHDTSNFSRLGAKTSKKPVLLRDLTARQKSEEFRIYFRLPQSEIIDGKIKANIWTPYSKRFNSGFIYLSPNFFCFRSDVKDLVSVVIPMKTIKSVEKKDDGQQRFENQIVIITSENVPFMFAHIVDRDVLISKITDLLARIHVPVSRERAKYDISWSKQTALMNTFKTQFSAEIIQKQEEKMMRWEAHFRDFGRGIGMFRTTDVINLIVEGIPDKLRQEIWLIFSGAIHDKEMNPGLYEDLVEKAACIKNCFAHDEIDRDLPRSLPEHPAFQSTDGIGALRRVLQAYALRNPQVGYCQAMNIVSSVFLLFCDEENAFWMLASLCENLLPDYYKDKVVGAQIDQGVLNELVETHLPDLHGHLEQLGVIKMISISWFLTIFMSVISYESSLHILDCFFYEGAKIIFMISLQIIEWNREKLLHCQDDGEAMLVLQNYLEGIYNPEYQVPPTTDKRKMERKVQTQTVQTLIHEAYTKFGEEITQQRIEELRNKHRRLTMRQFDIDNEKTIVKAYVQNAYFSRSELHMLLTIIREEKHALKSLQQQQQKVQCPLSETPQLVPQSPSRPIQDAGAFGGRYEAYSVNYEVFHTLFTELTPWRKCVSVDIGEKLFRLTDKKGTGVLDFGQLINALGLVCSNKNMEKLKLLYVLHLPPLLSKAEIERSRRPRPRIKDDAEEAFEAEDFFDNDASESMEALPSPSDHNFDADDFALISATQHLHNLAGISGNTFMDLSRTPNLSLNSNTSSLAHRSSTFYVDLPGLQDLGAARITPPGLAAAAGAASAAAADHMLLNVETISNFSQISDLVAATRLERADSNATDSRSLGSLGYLLDQPDEGASSSQHSIPHMRKENFQLLWRSIIEIMGLVQDEEMQRAYENLLELGNSNIKKEPSLESFTQLNMGSDEQPDSNGNPTTPAAEPIGTTRLFVALEEELRQASGKSRTTTTSSGDSSSSSTNISESWHISISQFIATVLTVNSIVRGFQTSIQISEQIEQLQKKRRKCLSTNY, from the exons atgtgGATTCAGCCCAAGGAGCTGCTCCTGCCCTCGGCATTTTG GATTGCCGAGATGCACTCGAGATATTTTGTCCTGCAGAAGAGACGTGGTCATGGGGAATCCCGCGGATTCGGTTCCATGTTGGTGGGCACCTACGACAGCGTGATGAACACCAAACCGGCTCCCTATCGCATCCTGCACCAGACGCCCTCGTCGGAGGTGTCTTACG AAATCGCCATTGGTATAACCCAGGATGAGATTGTTAAGGATTGGGAATGGCTGAAAGCAAATCTTTTTAAAGTGCTGGACGAGATGGAGAACGAGGACGAGGTGACCAACTTCACCATATGCAAGATCCAATCTCTGTACACGCAAAACAATCAAGATGACACTGGGGAATCGGCTGATTTCAAGGTTATGAAATCAAAGTTTAGACAGATTTTCAAAATGCCCGAGGAAGAGCGTTTAGTTAACTGCTATTCGGCCAC TTATGTAAAAAACAAGATACCAAGGCAGGGTCAGCTTTACATTTCGCTAAACCATGTCTGCTTCTACTCCTACATGCTGGGTCAAGAGATAAAGCGTATTATACGCTTCGCAGAGCTTGAGGACATCAGCCGAAATGCGAATACCATCTATCTGAAAACCACCAATAACATGACCTACAACTTTACAATGCTCTTTAACGCCAGCGAGGCGCATTTATTGATTGAGCAGCTCAACAAAATGGCCATACAGCAGCTAATCCATGATCCAGATAGTCCTGTAGTCGACCACGATACTTCAAATTTCTCACGGTTGGGTGCCAAAACGTCCAAGAAACCCGTGCTACTGCGCGATTTGACAGCTCGCCAGAAATCCGAGGAGTTCCGAATTTATTTTCGATTGCCACAATCGGAAATAATTGACGGAAAGATTAAGGCTAACATCTGGACACCCTACTCAAAGCGGTTCAATTCGGGATTTATCTACTTATCGCCGAacttcttttgttttcgtaGCGATGTAAAGGATTTGGTCAGCGTTGTTATACCCATGAAGACCATAAAG AGCGTTGAAAAGAAGGACGATGGCCAGCAACGGTTCGAAAACcaaattgtaattattacATCGGAGAATGTGCCTTTCATGTTTGCTCATATTGTCGACAGGGATGTGTTAATCTCCAAGATCACAGACCTTCTGGCACGAATTCATGT TCCTGTGAGTCGCGAACGTGCCAAATATGATATTTCGTGGAGCAAGCAGACCGCGCTGATGAACACATTCAAGACACAGTTCAGCGCAGAGATCATACAGAAGCAGGAGGAAAAGATGATGCGCTGGGAGGCGCATTTCCGGGACTTCGGACGAGGCATTGGAATGTTTCGCACAACAGATGTGATAAATTTAATAGTGGAGGGTATTCCCGACAAACTGCGGCAGGAGATCTGGCTGATATTCTCGGGGGCAATCCACGACAAAGAGATGAATCCCGGACTGTACGAGGATCTCGTAGAGAAGGCAGCCTGCATAAAGAACTGCTTTGCCCACGACGAAATAGATCGGGACTTACCGCGTTCGCTGCCCGAGCATCCGGCATTTCAAAGCACTGATGGCATAGGTGCTCTGCGGAGAGTCCTTCAGGCCTATGCACTGCGCAACCCACAAGTAGGCTACTGTCAGGCCATGAATATTGTGTCGTCGGTGTTCCTGCTCTTCTGTGATGAAGAGAATGCCTTCTGGATGCTGGCCAGCCTCTGCGAGAACCTACTACCGGATTACTACAAGGATAAGGTAGTGGGCGCCCAAATCGATCAAGGTGTGCTTAACGAACTGGTGGAGACGCATTTGCCCGATTTGCACGGCCACCTGGAGCAGTTAGGAGTGATTAAGATGATTTCCATTTCCTGGTTTCTTACCATCTTCATGAGCGTGATCAGCTACGAGAGCTCGCTGCACATCCTGGACTGTTTCTTTTACGAGGGCGCGAAGATTATCTTTATGATTTCACTGCAAATCATTGAATGGAACAGGGAAAAGCTGCTGCACTGCCAGGATGATGGCGAAGCCATGCTAGTTTTGCAGAACTACTTGGAGGGAATCTACAATCCGGAGTACCAGGTTCCTCCTACGACGGACAAACGGAAGATGGAGCGTAAAGTCCAGACACAAACAGTTCAGACCCTAATCCACGAGGCATACACAAAATTCGGCGAGGAAATCACACAGCAGCGCATCGAGGAGTTACGCAACAAACATCGCCGCTTAACGATGCGGCAGTTCGATATCGACAACGAGAAGACCATTGTTAAGGCCTACGTCCAGAATGCGTATTTCAGCCGCAGTGAACTGCATATGCTGCTCACCATAATCCGGGAGGAAAAGCACGCCCTCAAGTctctgcaacagcagcagcaaaaggttCAATGCCCCTTATCTGAGACTCCCCAGCTGGTGCCTCAGTCCCCAAGCAGACCGATTCAAGATGCCGGCGCATTTGGAGGCAGATACGAGGCTTACAGTGTCAACTATGAGGTATTCCACACGCTTTTTACGGAACTCACGCCCTGGCGCAAGTGCGTCAGTGTAGACATTGGCGAAAAACTGTTCAGG CTTACAGATAAGAAGGGAACTGGCGTTCTCGACTTTGGACAGCTCATCAATGCCTTGGGCCTGGTCTGCTCCAACAAGAACATGGAGAAGCTGAAACTCCTTTACGTTCTGCATCTTCCGCCTCTGTTGTCCAAAGCGGAGATTGAGCGTTCACGTCGCCCGCGCCCACGCATAAAAGATGATGCCGAGGAGGCTTTCGAGGCGGAGGATTTCTTTGA TAATGACGCCTCTGAGTCGATGGAAGCGCTGCCCTCGCCCTCGGATCACAACTTTGATGCCGATGACTTTGCCCTGATTAGTGCCACTCAGCATCTGCACAACCTGGCTGGAATCTCGGGCAACACATTTATGGACCTGTCACGCACTCCCAATCTGTCGCTGAACTCTAACACCTCCTCGTTGGCGCATCGCAGCTCAACCTTCTATGTGGACCTGCCGGGACTCCAGG ATCTGGGAGCGGCACGCATTACGCCGCCCGGACTGGCTGCGGCAGCCGGAGCAGCCTCTGCTGCGGCCGCTGATCACATGCTTCTCAATGTCGAGACTATTTCAAATTTCTCACAGATCAGCGACCTAGTTGCGGCCACACGGCTGGAGCGTGCCGACTCGAATGCCACGGACTCGCGCAGCTTGGGCAGTCTTGGCTATCTGCTGGACCAGCCGGATGAAGGCGCTTCTAGTTCGCAGCACAGCATTCCCCACATGCGTAAGGAGAATTTTCAGCTGTTGTGGCGGAGCATCATAGAGATCATGGGTCTGGTCCAGGATGAAGAGATGCAAAGGGCTT ATGAGAATCTCCTTGAGcttggcaacagcaacattaaGAAGGAGCCCAGCCTGGAAAGCTTTACCCAGCTAAACATGGGTAGCGATGAG CAACCGGATAGCAATGGCAATCCGACCACTCCCGCAGCAGAGCCCATTGGCACCACACGCCTCTTTGTGGCTTTGGAAGAGGAGCTGCGTCAGGCGAGCGGAAAGTCCCGGACAACAACGACAAGCAGCGgggacagcagcagcagcagcactaaCATTTCCGAGTCCTGGCACATATCTATCAGCCAGTTCATCGCTACGGTTTTGACCGTCAACAGCATTGTAAGAGGTTTCCAAACATCCATCCAAATAAGCGAACAGATCGAGCAATTGCAAAAGAAGCGGCGGAAGTGTTTGTCTACCAATTACTGA
- the LOC120449341 gene encoding TBC1 domain family member 9 isoform X1, protein MWIQPKELLLPSAFWIAEMHSRYFVLQKRRGHGESRGFGSMLVGTYDSVMNTKPAPYRILHQTPSSEVSYEIAIGITQDEIVKDWEWLKANLFKVLDEMENEDEVTNFTICKIQSLYTQNNQDDTGESADFKVMKSKFRQIFKMPEEERLVNCYSATYVKNKIPRQGQLYISLNHVCFYSYMLGQEIKRIIRFAELEDISRNANTIYLKTTNNMTYNFTMLFNASEAHLLIEQLNKMAIQQLIHDPDSPVVDHDTSNFSRLGAKTSKKPVLLRDLTARQKSEEFRIYFRLPQSEIIDGKIKANIWTPYSKRFNSGFIYLSPNFFCFRSDVKDLVSVVIPMKTIKSVEKKDDGQQRFENQIVIITSENVPFMFAHIVDRDVLISKITDLLARIHVPVSRERAKYDISWSKQTALMNTFKTQFSAEIIQKQEEKMMRWEAHFRDFGRGIGMFRTTDVINLIVEGIPDKLRQEIWLIFSGAIHDKEMNPGLYEDLVEKAACIKNCFAHDEIDRDLPRSLPEHPAFQSTDGIGALRRVLQAYALRNPQVGYCQAMNIVSSVFLLFCDEENAFWMLASLCENLLPDYYKDKVVGAQIDQGVLNELVETHLPDLHGHLEQLGVIKMISISWFLTIFMSVISYESSLHILDCFFYEGAKIIFMISLQIIEWNREKLLHCQDDGEAMLVLQNYLEGIYNPEYQVPPTTDKRKMERKVQTQTVQTLIHEAYTKFGEEITQQRIEELRNKHRRLTMRQFDIDNEKTIVKAYVQNAYFSRSELHMLLTIIREEKHALKSLQQQQQKVQCPLSETPQLVPQSPSRPIQDAGAFGGRYEAYSVNYEVFHTLFTELTPWRKCVSVDIGEKLFRLTDKKGTGVLDFGQLINALGLVCSNKNMEKLKLLYVLHLPPLLSKAEIERSRRPRPRIKDDAEEAFEAEDFFDNDASESMEALPSPSDHNFDADDFALISATQHLHNLAGISGNTFMDLSRTPNLSLNSNTSSLAHRSSTFYVDLPGLQGTATSTDAGRDEDELQRELRQQGRYESIDTFSDISDLGAARITPPGLAAAAGAASAAAADHMLLNVETISNFSQISDLVAATRLERADSNATDSRSLGSLGYLLDQPDEGASSSQHSIPHMRKENFQLLWRSIIEIMGLVQDEEMQRAYENLLELGNSNIKKEPSLESFTQLNMGSDEQPDSNGNPTTPAAEPIGTTRLFVALEEELRQASGKSRTTTTSSGDSSSSSTNISESWHISISQFIATVLTVNSIVRGFQTSIQISEQIEQLQKKRRKCLSTNY, encoded by the exons atgtgGATTCAGCCCAAGGAGCTGCTCCTGCCCTCGGCATTTTG GATTGCCGAGATGCACTCGAGATATTTTGTCCTGCAGAAGAGACGTGGTCATGGGGAATCCCGCGGATTCGGTTCCATGTTGGTGGGCACCTACGACAGCGTGATGAACACCAAACCGGCTCCCTATCGCATCCTGCACCAGACGCCCTCGTCGGAGGTGTCTTACG AAATCGCCATTGGTATAACCCAGGATGAGATTGTTAAGGATTGGGAATGGCTGAAAGCAAATCTTTTTAAAGTGCTGGACGAGATGGAGAACGAGGACGAGGTGACCAACTTCACCATATGCAAGATCCAATCTCTGTACACGCAAAACAATCAAGATGACACTGGGGAATCGGCTGATTTCAAGGTTATGAAATCAAAGTTTAGACAGATTTTCAAAATGCCCGAGGAAGAGCGTTTAGTTAACTGCTATTCGGCCAC TTATGTAAAAAACAAGATACCAAGGCAGGGTCAGCTTTACATTTCGCTAAACCATGTCTGCTTCTACTCCTACATGCTGGGTCAAGAGATAAAGCGTATTATACGCTTCGCAGAGCTTGAGGACATCAGCCGAAATGCGAATACCATCTATCTGAAAACCACCAATAACATGACCTACAACTTTACAATGCTCTTTAACGCCAGCGAGGCGCATTTATTGATTGAGCAGCTCAACAAAATGGCCATACAGCAGCTAATCCATGATCCAGATAGTCCTGTAGTCGACCACGATACTTCAAATTTCTCACGGTTGGGTGCCAAAACGTCCAAGAAACCCGTGCTACTGCGCGATTTGACAGCTCGCCAGAAATCCGAGGAGTTCCGAATTTATTTTCGATTGCCACAATCGGAAATAATTGACGGAAAGATTAAGGCTAACATCTGGACACCCTACTCAAAGCGGTTCAATTCGGGATTTATCTACTTATCGCCGAacttcttttgttttcgtaGCGATGTAAAGGATTTGGTCAGCGTTGTTATACCCATGAAGACCATAAAG AGCGTTGAAAAGAAGGACGATGGCCAGCAACGGTTCGAAAACcaaattgtaattattacATCGGAGAATGTGCCTTTCATGTTTGCTCATATTGTCGACAGGGATGTGTTAATCTCCAAGATCACAGACCTTCTGGCACGAATTCATGT TCCTGTGAGTCGCGAACGTGCCAAATATGATATTTCGTGGAGCAAGCAGACCGCGCTGATGAACACATTCAAGACACAGTTCAGCGCAGAGATCATACAGAAGCAGGAGGAAAAGATGATGCGCTGGGAGGCGCATTTCCGGGACTTCGGACGAGGCATTGGAATGTTTCGCACAACAGATGTGATAAATTTAATAGTGGAGGGTATTCCCGACAAACTGCGGCAGGAGATCTGGCTGATATTCTCGGGGGCAATCCACGACAAAGAGATGAATCCCGGACTGTACGAGGATCTCGTAGAGAAGGCAGCCTGCATAAAGAACTGCTTTGCCCACGACGAAATAGATCGGGACTTACCGCGTTCGCTGCCCGAGCATCCGGCATTTCAAAGCACTGATGGCATAGGTGCTCTGCGGAGAGTCCTTCAGGCCTATGCACTGCGCAACCCACAAGTAGGCTACTGTCAGGCCATGAATATTGTGTCGTCGGTGTTCCTGCTCTTCTGTGATGAAGAGAATGCCTTCTGGATGCTGGCCAGCCTCTGCGAGAACCTACTACCGGATTACTACAAGGATAAGGTAGTGGGCGCCCAAATCGATCAAGGTGTGCTTAACGAACTGGTGGAGACGCATTTGCCCGATTTGCACGGCCACCTGGAGCAGTTAGGAGTGATTAAGATGATTTCCATTTCCTGGTTTCTTACCATCTTCATGAGCGTGATCAGCTACGAGAGCTCGCTGCACATCCTGGACTGTTTCTTTTACGAGGGCGCGAAGATTATCTTTATGATTTCACTGCAAATCATTGAATGGAACAGGGAAAAGCTGCTGCACTGCCAGGATGATGGCGAAGCCATGCTAGTTTTGCAGAACTACTTGGAGGGAATCTACAATCCGGAGTACCAGGTTCCTCCTACGACGGACAAACGGAAGATGGAGCGTAAAGTCCAGACACAAACAGTTCAGACCCTAATCCACGAGGCATACACAAAATTCGGCGAGGAAATCACACAGCAGCGCATCGAGGAGTTACGCAACAAACATCGCCGCTTAACGATGCGGCAGTTCGATATCGACAACGAGAAGACCATTGTTAAGGCCTACGTCCAGAATGCGTATTTCAGCCGCAGTGAACTGCATATGCTGCTCACCATAATCCGGGAGGAAAAGCACGCCCTCAAGTctctgcaacagcagcagcaaaaggttCAATGCCCCTTATCTGAGACTCCCCAGCTGGTGCCTCAGTCCCCAAGCAGACCGATTCAAGATGCCGGCGCATTTGGAGGCAGATACGAGGCTTACAGTGTCAACTATGAGGTATTCCACACGCTTTTTACGGAACTCACGCCCTGGCGCAAGTGCGTCAGTGTAGACATTGGCGAAAAACTGTTCAGG CTTACAGATAAGAAGGGAACTGGCGTTCTCGACTTTGGACAGCTCATCAATGCCTTGGGCCTGGTCTGCTCCAACAAGAACATGGAGAAGCTGAAACTCCTTTACGTTCTGCATCTTCCGCCTCTGTTGTCCAAAGCGGAGATTGAGCGTTCACGTCGCCCGCGCCCACGCATAAAAGATGATGCCGAGGAGGCTTTCGAGGCGGAGGATTTCTTTGA TAATGACGCCTCTGAGTCGATGGAAGCGCTGCCCTCGCCCTCGGATCACAACTTTGATGCCGATGACTTTGCCCTGATTAGTGCCACTCAGCATCTGCACAACCTGGCTGGAATCTCGGGCAACACATTTATGGACCTGTCACGCACTCCCAATCTGTCGCTGAACTCTAACACCTCCTCGTTGGCGCATCGCAGCTCAACCTTCTATGTGGACCTGCCGGGACTCCAGGGTACTGCAACATCCACTGATGCTGGGCGGGACGAAGACGAACTCCAGCGAGAGCTTCGCCAGCAGGGCCGTTACGAATCGATTGACACATTTTCGGATATTTCAGATCTGGGAGCGGCACGCATTACGCCGCCCGGACTGGCTGCGGCAGCCGGAGCAGCCTCTGCTGCGGCCGCTGATCACATGCTTCTCAATGTCGAGACTATTTCAAATTTCTCACAGATCAGCGACCTAGTTGCGGCCACACGGCTGGAGCGTGCCGACTCGAATGCCACGGACTCGCGCAGCTTGGGCAGTCTTGGCTATCTGCTGGACCAGCCGGATGAAGGCGCTTCTAGTTCGCAGCACAGCATTCCCCACATGCGTAAGGAGAATTTTCAGCTGTTGTGGCGGAGCATCATAGAGATCATGGGTCTGGTCCAGGATGAAGAGATGCAAAGGGCTT ATGAGAATCTCCTTGAGcttggcaacagcaacattaaGAAGGAGCCCAGCCTGGAAAGCTTTACCCAGCTAAACATGGGTAGCGATGAG CAACCGGATAGCAATGGCAATCCGACCACTCCCGCAGCAGAGCCCATTGGCACCACACGCCTCTTTGTGGCTTTGGAAGAGGAGCTGCGTCAGGCGAGCGGAAAGTCCCGGACAACAACGACAAGCAGCGgggacagcagcagcagcagcactaaCATTTCCGAGTCCTGGCACATATCTATCAGCCAGTTCATCGCTACGGTTTTGACCGTCAACAGCATTGTAAGAGGTTTCCAAACATCCATCCAAATAAGCGAACAGATCGAGCAATTGCAAAAGAAGCGGCGGAAGTGTTTGTCTACCAATTACTGA